One region of Eupeodes corollae chromosome 1, idEupCoro1.1, whole genome shotgun sequence genomic DNA includes:
- the LOC129942965 gene encoding uncharacterized protein LOC129942965 isoform X2 — MLANPFPDEEDIMFLNSESLADVKWLQIYKEPWEEIKSKWQKTYKARQRDISNQSFPDILLNWPLLKHSAGVTLINIDFEILYPGKENFLLDKWDSFKARILPIFNGKIKDKNCQDLLSKLNNNNFTKDPEDVIIISLLHAILLPLRHTSTSAQAKKRFLKPTIKDSQQSLIIEVQQANNFNPTIDHFASKVRAFGQNLQPLIIRCYFDDSYVVYFNEIKYKFKDILPALDSCFKIFFVLNLKYPMPCKSVWIFIQKYFFEIDTFERASPDVLVLIESLKNNNV, encoded by the exons ATGCTTGCAAATCCTTTTCCAGACGAAGAAGACATCATGTTTTTAAATA gtgAATCTTTGGCGGACGTGaaatggcttcaaatttataaagAGCCTTGGGAAGAAATCAAATCTAAATGGCAAAAAACTTATAAGGCAAGACAACGAGATATTTCAAATCAAAGTTTCCCcgacattttattgaattggcCTCTACTAAAGCACTCAGCAGGAGTGACATtg ATCAATATTGATTTCGAGATCTTATATCCTGGAAAAGAAAACTTCCTTTTAGATAAATGGGACAGTTTCAAAGCCAGGATCCTTCCAATTTTCAATGGAAAGATAAAGGACAAAAATTGCCAAGACCTACTCTCCAAACTTAATAACAACAACTTTACAAAAG aTCCGGAAGACGTTATCATCATATCCCTGCTACACGCTATACTTCTCCCACTACGACACACATCAACTTCCGCACAAGCGAAGAAAAGGTTCCTAAAACCAACAATCAAGGACTCACAGCAATCCCTCATTATAGAGGTACAGCAGGCCAACAATTTCAATCCTACAATTGACCACTTTGCTTCAAAGGTGAGAGCTTTTGGTCAAAACTTACAACCACTTATTATTCGTTGCTATTTCGATGACTCGTACGTAgtttatttcaatgaaattaaatataaatttaaagatataTTGCCTGCATTGGAtagttgtttcaaaatattttttgttcttaatctgAAATATCCTATGCCTTGTAAATCTGTTTGGATTttcatccaaaaatatttttttgaaattgacacTTTTGAAAGAGCATCTCCAGATGTTCTAGTCCTAattgaatctttaaaaaataataatgtataa
- the LOC129942965 gene encoding uncharacterized protein LOC129942965 isoform X1, with the protein MYKCHICLTSLVDVKTLVIHYKQKHYFKATNDYECFNCSQIYNLKSFKRHFERSCKNLNPSPSSSTPVLVDDTFSFEENIQDTNLENKSTPPEQHNIFEVIETSATRFLCNLYGNSNLSRKIVEDIVADLTEEFFSVIFKKLNQEFSEHIKTDMKDKFKHTLTFLQNPFHKVKTFYKFIQTTKSNNLYHEPSSYIINKEVCVKSGTIPSLDSVESDGIILPLNFQFKKFFELPEIYKATIQNMKYLITNNINHLVTTNIWRERISKFPEEKRSKVIPFNLYFDDFESNNPLGSHGGTHSIGAVYYNFPSLPQHINSELNNIFVAMLFYSKYKCFGENSIFYHLVEEIKILEEKGVPITLRSGETDHFYFVLGLITGDNLGLNTILGYSKSFNSHYYCRICTCSKTQNHVTCSDKSSYHRTFIGYKNDIVKFSKSSERMINTGIREESVFNNIPSFHVVHNVTVDIMHDIFEGVCHYDLCKLFNQFILVDNFFSLDVLNNRTQLFKYSKSEIGNIAPIIKPEHIQRQKLNMSAKEMWTFCRFLPIIIGDLVPEKNNHWKLLTFLNKIIDIVLKSDFKEVDIHNLQTLISRHHSRYIKLFNEKLKPKFHFMIHYPYVMRMLGPLKHFWSFRFESKHKELKNYCNSITSRKNLPLSLGIKSSLMFSKRVTCISEISPEISNISKTNEFLIKESFFYSKLRNISSYKIHFDDELSYNSLTYQKICYKINDYIGFSENIFRIECLVLLKTIPYVICEKIIVSDYIDHFNSYEVLKNTDDYYIYIINKFDGPPVSLLSNPNGKNYIFLNFF; encoded by the coding sequence atgtataaATGCCATATATGTTTAACATCCTTAGTAGATGTTAAAACACTTGTTATCcactataaacaaaaacattattttaaagcaACTAATGATTATGAATGTTTTAACTGTAGTCAAATCTATAatttaaagagttttaaaagacattttgaACGATCTTGTAAGAATTTAAATCCCAGTCCATCTTCTTCTACACCTGTACTCGTAGATgatacattttcttttgaagaaaacatTCAAGACACTAaccttgaaaataaaagtacacCGCCTGAacaacataatatttttgaagtcattGAAACTTCTGCAACTAGATTTCTTTGTAATTTGTACGGAAATTCTAATTTATCTCGTAAAATTGTTGAAGATATAGTTGCAGATTTAAcagaagaatttttttcagtaatattcaaaaaattaaaccaagaGTTTTCTGAACATATTAAAACTGATATGAAAGATAAATTTAAACACACTCTCACTTTTTTACAGAATCCGTTTCACAAAGTCAaaactttttacaaatttattcaaACGACAAAAAGTAACAATTTATATCATGAACCTTCaagttatattataaataaggaAGTTTGTGTTAAGAGTGGAACAATACCTTCATTAGATAGTGTTGAATCCGACGGTATTATACTACCTTTAAATTTTCAGTTTAAGAAGTTCTTTGAATTACCTGAAATCTATAAAGCAactatacaaaatatgaaatatctTATTACTAACAATATTAATCATTTGGTAACAACTAACATTTGGAGGGAAAGAATTAGTAAATTCCCAGAAGAAAAACGTTCCAAAGTAATaccttttaatttatatttcgatgattttgaatcaaataatCCTCTAGGTTCTCACGGTGGAACTCATTCCATTGGAGCCGTATACTATAATTTTCCAAGTCTTCCGCAGCACATTAATTCTgaattaaacaacatttttgttgcaaTGTTGTTTTATTCCAAATATAAGTGCTTTggagaaaattcgattttttatcaCCTTGTTgaggaaataaaaatactggAAGAGAAAGGAGTTCCAATTACATTGAGATCTGGAGAGACAGATCATTTTTACTTTGTATTAGGCTTAATAACAGGCGATAATCTAGGCTTAAATACAATTCTTGGTTACTCCAAAAGCTTTAATTCACATTATTACTGTCGTATTTGCACTTGTTCCAAAACTCAGAACCATGTAACTTGTTCTGATAAAAGTAGCTATCACAGGACATTTATTGGATACAAAAATGATAtagtaaagttttcaaaatcaagTGAAAGAATGATAAATACTGGAATCAGGGAGGAATCAGTTTTCAATAATATTCCATCATTTCATGTAGTTCATAATGTTACAGTTGATATTATGCATGATATATTTGAGGGTGTATGCCACTACGATTTGTGCAAGCTATTTAATCAGTTTATATtggttgacaattttttttctttagacgTTTTAAATAACAGAACACAACTTTTCAAATACAGTAAATCCGAAATAGGTAATATTGCCCCTATTATTAAACCCGAACACATCCAAAGGCAAAAGTTAAACATGTCAGCAAAAGAGATGTGGACGTTTTgccgatttttaccaattattaTTGGTGATCTTGTCccagaaaaaaataatcactggaaattattaacttttctcaataaaatcatagatattgttttaaaatcagaTTTTAAGGAAGTTGACATCCATAATTTGCAAACTTTAATTTCAAGGCATCACTCGAGATACATCAAGCtattcaatgaaaaattaaaaccaaaatttcattttatgattCACTATCCTTATGTTATGCGTATGCTTGGTCCCCTAAAACACTTTTGGTCATTTCGATTTGAATCAAAACATAAAGAGCTTAAAAACTATTGTAATAGCATTACTTCTCGAAAAAATCTTCCATTGTCCTTAGGTATTAAAAGCTCATTGATGTTTTCTAAAAGAGTTACTTGCATCTCAGAAATTTCTCCTGAAATTTCTAATATTTCTAAAACTAatgagtttttaataaaagaaagttttttttattctaaattacgaaatatttcttcttataaaattcattttgatGACGAGTTGAGTTATAATTCACTTACTTACCAAAAAATTTGCTATAAGATCAATGATTACATTGgattttctgaaaatatttttagaatcgAATGTTTGGTCTTGTTGAAAACTATTCCATACgtaatttgtgaaaaaattatagtttcCGATTACATTGATCATTTTAATTCTTATGAAGTCCTTAAAAACACTGATGATTACTACATTtacattattaataaatttgatgGCCCGCCTGTTTCCTTACTCTCTAACCCCAatggtaaaaattatatatttttaaattttttttga
- the LOC129942965 gene encoding uncharacterized protein LOC129942965 isoform X3, whose product MEYFSQCFVEDPEDLHPKTENSQLEPTYSSPCDNDESPKSVFDITVDEYEDNESDETNAPGLEIVQEVVDTEMYNLLSSWGFVDLYTHFISLKLNVDILKYISNEDLKEVFADKSFGIRVEFKHKLLMWRKENEIETDFDPSIEIFNSIKMLVEEEVKKRLAATSCSDLHSESSAESMPPSPSSNASISNPSSPSICFGHFVN is encoded by the exons ATGGAATATTTTTCACAATGTTTTGTTGAAGACCCTGAGGATCTACATCCTAAAACAGAAAATAGTCAACTTGAACCAACTTATTCTTCGCCATGTGATAATGATGAAAGTCCAAAATCTGTTTTCGATATCACTGTCGATGAATATGAGGATAACGAGAGTGATGAAACCAACGCCCCCGGTTTAGAAATAGTACAAGAAGTAGTAGATACTGAAATGTATAATTTACTATCTTCTTGGGGGTTTGTGGATTTATATACTCATTTTATAAGTCTTAAGCTAAACGTTGACATCTTAAAGTACATATCCAATGAAGACTTAAAAGAAGTGTTTGCAGATAAATCATTCGGAATAAGAGTTGAATTTAAACATAAACTTCTTATGTGGCGAAAGGAAAAT GAAATAGAAACTGATTTTGATCCATCGATAGAAATATTTAATAGCATTAAGATGTTAGTAGAAGAGGAAGTAAAAAAACGTCTAGCAGCAACCAGTTGTTCTGATTTACACAGCGAGTCATCAGCAGAATCAATGCCACCATCTCCCTCATCAAATGCTTCAATTTCAAATCCTTCATCACCCAGTATTTGCTTTGGCCATTTTGTAAACTAA